Part of the Campylobacter suis genome, TTTGAAAGTAGCATGGCAATAGTCATCGGACCAACTCCGCCTGGCACTGGCGTGATAAAGCTTGCTTTTTGTTTAACTGCTTGAAAATCAACATCGCCCACAAGCCTGCCATCATCTAAGCGGTTTATGCCTACATCTATGACGATAGCATTTTCTTTTACCATGTCAGCGGTTATGAAATTTGGCTTACCAATGGCTGCGACTAAAAGATCAGCGCCTTTGCAAATTTCAGCTAAATTTTTTGTCCTAGAGTGGGTTATGGTTACGGTGGCATTAGCGTTTAGGAGTAAATTTGCCATAGGCTTTCCAACGATATTACTTCGTCCTACAACAACAGCATTTAGCCCGCTTAAGTCTATGCCGTACTCTTTGAGCATTACCATTACACCAAGTGGTGTGCAAGGCACAAAGGCATCAAGTCCGCTAGCTAGCTTTCCAACATTTAGAGCGTGAAAACCATCAACATCTTTGTCTGCTCTTATAGCTTTTAAAATTTTATCCGTATCAATATGCTTTGGTAGCGGCAACTGGACTAAAATGCCATCTACACTGTCATCTAAATTTAGTACATTTATGAGCGCTAAAAGCTCACTTTCGCTTGTATTTTCGCCTAATCGGTGCATTATAGAGTTTATATTTGCGCTAATACATGCCTTTTCTTTTGAAGCTACATATGTCTGACTGGCTTTATCTTCACCAACTAAAATAACTGCAAGACCAGGCTTTATGCCGGCTTGTATAAGTGAATCAGTCTCCTTTTTTATCTGCTCTTTTACCTTTGCGCTTAATGTTTTTCCGTCAATTATTTGCATAATTCATCCTTCGTTAAAAGCTATTTTAATTACAAAAATAGTATCATACCCAAAATTTATTTAAAATTTGAAAAACATGGAGAAAAATGCGGGCTATTTTTTTACTCATTTTGCCTTTTTTGATGTTTGGAGCTGATTTTATAACCAAAAAAGAGCACGCAAGCATGCTTTATAAAAACCCACGCGGCATAGGCTGTAACAAATGCCACGGAGAAAATGGTGAAGGGCTTTTAATATCAAAATACAAAGATAAAAATAAAAAAACTAAAGAAATCATAGACAAAGAGCTTGTCTCGCCACCTATAAATAATCTTACTATTGAGCGGTTTAAAAATGGACTAGAAAATCCAAAAAGCGTTATGCCAAGCTATTTCTTAACAGATGAAGAGATAGTTTTACTTTATGATTATGTTAGTAGTTTAAAAGATAAAAAACCAAAAAAAGGAGCTAAAAAATGACAAATAAAGATGCATTTGCCCAAGCAAAAAAATTTATACCAGGTGGAGTAAATTCGCCAGTTCGCGCTTTTGGTAGCGTGGGCGCTGAGCCAGTGATTATACAAAAAGCACAAGGGGCTTATCTTTTTGATGTTGAGGGTAAAAAATATCTTGATTTTATTCAAAGCTGGGGACCTCTTATCTTTGGGCATTGCGATAAGGATATTGAAGATGCCGTTATACAGGCTGTTAAAAATGGTCTTAGTTATGGAGCGCCTTGTGAAAATGAGACAAATTTAGCGCGTTTGATTTGCGAAAAATTTGATGTTATTAAAAAGGTTCGTTTTGTAAGCTCTGGTACGGAAGCAACGATGAGCGCGATAAGAGTAGCTCGTGGATATGCAAAGAAGGACGGACTTATAAAATTTGAAGGTTGTTATCACGGACACTCTGATGCGCTTTTGGTTAAGGCTGGAAGTGGTGCAACAACTTATGGCAATGCCTCAAGTGCTGGTGTGCCTGCTGATGTTGTAAAAAATACACATTTGGCAATTTATAACGATATAAAAAGTGTTGAAGAAATTTTTAAAAATCATGAAATAGGCGCAGTTATTATCGAGCCTATCGCTGGAAACATGGGCTTTGTTCCAGCTGATGAGAGCTTTTTGGCTGGACTTAGAAAACTTTGTGATGATAATGGTGCCGTACTTATATTTGATGAGGTTATGAGTGGCTTTAGGGCTTCGGCTACGGGAGCGATGGGAATTTATAGTGTTAAGCCAGACATGATAACTTTTGGTAAGGTTATTGGCGGAGGCATGCCTGTGGCGGCATTTGGTGGTCGTTGTGATATAATGGACTGCTTAAGTCCAGATGGAGCAGTATATCAAGCTGGAACACTTAGCGGAAATCCCGTTGCTATGGCTGCTGGACTAGCTTCGCTTACAAAGATAAATAACACTCCAGAGCTTTATGCAAAGCTTGAAAAATTTGCAAAAAGGCTAATGCAAGGCTTTAGTAATGCTGCGCAAAAAAATAATATAGCCTTTCAAACGGATGTTCGTGGCTCTATGTTTGGGTACTTTTTTACTAGCAAACCAGTTAAAAACTATGCGGACGCACTTACAAGTGATACAAAAATGTTTGCAAAATTTCACAATGCTATGTTAAAACGCGGAGTTTACCTTGCTCCAAGTCAGTTTGAAACAGGGTTTATTTGCGATGCGATGAGTGAAGAAGATATAGAATTTGCGATAAAAATGGCAGAACAAAGCTTTGATGAGATAGCATAAAGGTCAGACATGGCAAAGGTAAAACAAGTAGTTGATGCGGCTGAGTATTTAAGTCTAGGAATTTCCATAGTTGTTGCTGTTGCACTTGGTGTAGGACTTGGCTTTTGGTTAAAGAGCATTACTGGCTGGACTGCTATGATATTTGTAGGACTTGCCTTTGGTATTGCTGCGGCTTGCTTAAATGTTTATAAAGCATACAAACACCAAGTAAAAAGTCTTGATGAGTTAAAAGATGAAAACCGCTATAAAAAGGGTGATTTTAATGATGAAGATGACTAAGTGCTAAAAAAACTGTCTTTTATCTACTCTATTTTTTGGTTATTTTTACTTTGCGTTGGACTTTTTGTTTCGCAAAAATTTATGCTTAGCTCGCAGGTGGCATTTTTTAGCTCGCTTGCCGTTGTCGCGGCTAGTTTTTATAGCTATAAAAAAAGCGTTTTATCTAGGCTTGATGATGAGGAATTTATGCAAAGTGTTAAGCAAAATGATGAAGATGACGATATACAAAAAAGTGATGTTGAAAATTTTAGCCTTAAAGATGAAAAAGATCGCCTAAAAAAGCAAAAAATAAGCTTAAAAGACATGAACCTAACTACCGCTTTTGTCCCTTACAGACTTATGGCGTATGCTTTAGTTTTGTTAGGTTTTTTGGTTTTGCAGCGTCAAGAAAGTCTTGATATTTTTGGCTTTTTAATTGGCTTGTCTGGTATGCCTTTTGGTGCATTAATGCTTAGTCTTTGGCAAGAAAAAATTTAGGAAGATGATTTGGGAAATAGTAAAAGAACGATAAAAACTATGGGATCGCTATTTTTTAGTATCTCGCTAATGTTTATTGGTAATGGACTTGTGGTTAGCTCTTGTTCTACTTTGTTAAAGCAAATGGATGTTGGGGAGATTGAGATAGGGCTTATTAACGCTTGTTTTTTTGTGGGCGCTATCATTAGTACGATCTATTCAAACAACATTATATCAAAGTCAGGGCATATACGGGCATTTGGCATATTTACAGCGCTTTTTGGCGTAAGCGCAATGCTTCATAATCTAAGTTCAAATTTATACTTTTGGGCTATTTTGCGTACAATGCTTGGATTTTGCTACTACGGGCTTTTGGTTATTACTGAAAGTTGGCTAAATGAACGAGCCAAAAATGCAAATCGTTCAAGGATACTGGCATTTTACGAATGTGTATTTTATATCAGCTTTGCGATGGGTATTTTGATACTTGCCCTAAATTTAAAGGTTGATGAAATTTTTATCGTTAGTGCCGCTTTTATTATGCTTTCAAGCATACCTTTAAACATTATCCGTATTAACCCACCAAAAATTCCGCCTAAACAAAAAGTCAGTATCCCTAAAATTTTCTCTATAGTTCCGCTTGCTCTAGCTGGTAGCGTTGTTGCCGGCATACTTATAAATGGCTTTTTTGGTATGGCTGGACTTTTTATACTGCTTCAAGATTTTACTCCAAAAGAGGTTTCATTTTTTATGACATCTGCAATGTGTGGGGGATTTATGTCGCAGTTTTTTTTAGGTTCTATATCTGATAAGATAGGCCGCAGACCAGCTATCATGATAGCTTGCTCTGTTTCTTTGGTGGCTTCTATTTTATTTTTATTTGCAGGCAGAAATATAAATTTCCTTTATCTGCTCTCATTTTTCTTGGGAAGTGGCGTTTTTTGTCTTTATGCGCTCTCTCTTGCTAGGGCAAACGATGTCTTAGAAGAGCGAAGCACTGAGGCAGTAAATGTGGGTAGAGCATTACTTTTTAGCTACTCTTTTGGCTCGCTTGTCTCATCTATAATCATGGGTGTGGTTATAAAATTTTTAGGTTCAGATGGTTTTATATATGTTTATATCGTGCTTTTGATAGCGCTTCTTGCATTTGCAGCCACTCAGCGAACCATACCAGTTGAGCATAGAACTACTTATGAGCCACATGTTATGCGAACGCCTGCGATAGTAAAAGAGGGTCTAGAAGATGGCGATAGCTAATGTAAGCTCGCAACAAATTTCACAAAGCGGCATTCAGCCAAACCAAAATACACAGGTAAGACCCCAGCAAGGCGGACTTTTTAAAAACCAGCCGCAGCCAGCACAACCCCAAAGTACAGGCGAACAGCGCGGGAAAGAGGCTCTTGATAGTATTGATAGGCTGCTTAACCGTGTTATGGATGAGCTTAATAAATCAGACGCCCTTAATAAAACAGCAAAGATTATCGAGCAAGCTAGAGATACCAAGATAACGCCAAATTTAGCTAAGGATCTACAGGGGCTTTCGGCGATGCTTGATGCAGATACTGAGATCATGCAAAACCCAACCTTAAAAGAGCTTGCGTTAAAGCTAAAGGAGTTTTTAAGACCCATAGCCGATTTAAAAGCAGCCACTTTAAATGACCAGATAAAAAGCTCAGGCATTATGCTAGAGGCAAATTTAAAAGAGGCTCTAAGTGCTCAAAAGCTTCCATCATCGGTGCAAAAACTGCTTTCTGACATAAAAAATTTGTCAAACCAAGCTCTTTTAAATGAGATAGTAAATTTGGCAAATGACGAAACTCTTGATACAAAAGGCTCTTTTTCTAAGCTAAACTCTATACTTGCTGACGCTAAAGCCCAAAGTGTAGCTACGCTAAATTCATCACCCATAAAAGGGCTTTTGAGTGGGTTAAGTAAACTTGATGATATGGCTAAATTTCTTGATAAGCAAAGTTTTAATATAGCCGAAAAAGGTGCAAATTTAAGTGGCGAGAGCATAAAGTCACAGATGTCAAAAATAGGCGAAACGATAAAAAGCTTAATCTCTGGCATGGAGCGTTTTAGTAGTGAAAGACTAAACCAAAGTACGGCATTTAGTTCAAATTTAAGAGAATTTGCAAAGATCTCAAAGGAAATTTTAGGCACTATTGATGGGTTTGATAAGATAGGCAGTCAAATGGAACTTGTAAAAACTTACACAGCCGCAACCCAAGGTGAAGGCAGTTTACAAGACAAGCTACAAAGTGCAGCTAGAAGACTAAGCCAGAGCCTAAATTTTATAGATCAAACAGCCACTAATGCAAAGACAAATTTAGATGAACTAAAAACTATCATAAAACAGCTTCATGTAGCTTCAAATGACGGTTCTAAGGTTGAAAACAAAAGTAGTGCCGATATAGCAAAAACACTAAGTAATGACATGAAAAGTACGCTTTTAAGCTTGCAAGATAAAAGTGCTGGACTTAATAATTCA contains:
- the folD gene encoding bifunctional methylenetetrahydrofolate dehydrogenase/methenyltetrahydrofolate cyclohydrolase FolD, with protein sequence MQIIDGKTLSAKVKEQIKKETDSLIQAGIKPGLAVILVGEDKASQTYVASKEKACISANINSIMHRLGENTSESELLALINVLNLDDSVDGILVQLPLPKHIDTDKILKAIRADKDVDGFHALNVGKLASGLDAFVPCTPLGVMVMLKEYGIDLSGLNAVVVGRSNIVGKPMANLLLNANATVTITHSRTKNLAEICKGADLLVAAIGKPNFITADMVKENAIVIDVGINRLDDGRLVGDVDFQAVKQKASFITPVPGGVGPMTIAMLLSNTLKSAKERANRLGLKI
- a CDS encoding c-type cytochrome; protein product: MRAIFLLILPFLMFGADFITKKEHASMLYKNPRGIGCNKCHGENGEGLLISKYKDKNKKTKEIIDKELVSPPINNLTIERFKNGLENPKSVMPSYFLTDEEIVLLYDYVSSLKDKKPKKGAKK
- the hemL gene encoding glutamate-1-semialdehyde 2,1-aminomutase, which codes for MTNKDAFAQAKKFIPGGVNSPVRAFGSVGAEPVIIQKAQGAYLFDVEGKKYLDFIQSWGPLIFGHCDKDIEDAVIQAVKNGLSYGAPCENETNLARLICEKFDVIKKVRFVSSGTEATMSAIRVARGYAKKDGLIKFEGCYHGHSDALLVKAGSGATTYGNASSAGVPADVVKNTHLAIYNDIKSVEEIFKNHEIGAVIIEPIAGNMGFVPADESFLAGLRKLCDDNGAVLIFDEVMSGFRASATGAMGIYSVKPDMITFGKVIGGGMPVAAFGGRCDIMDCLSPDGAVYQAGTLSGNPVAMAAGLASLTKINNTPELYAKLEKFAKRLMQGFSNAAQKNNIAFQTDVRGSMFGYFFTSKPVKNYADALTSDTKMFAKFHNAMLKRGVYLAPSQFETGFICDAMSEEDIEFAIKMAEQSFDEIA
- a CDS encoding AtpZ/AtpI family protein produces the protein MAKVKQVVDAAEYLSLGISIVVAVALGVGLGFWLKSITGWTAMIFVGLAFGIAAACLNVYKAYKHQVKSLDELKDENRYKKGDFNDEDD
- a CDS encoding MFS transporter, with the protein product MGSLFFSISLMFIGNGLVVSSCSTLLKQMDVGEIEIGLINACFFVGAIISTIYSNNIISKSGHIRAFGIFTALFGVSAMLHNLSSNLYFWAILRTMLGFCYYGLLVITESWLNERAKNANRSRILAFYECVFYISFAMGILILALNLKVDEIFIVSAAFIMLSSIPLNIIRINPPKIPPKQKVSIPKIFSIVPLALAGSVVAGILINGFFGMAGLFILLQDFTPKEVSFFMTSAMCGGFMSQFFLGSISDKIGRRPAIMIACSVSLVASILFLFAGRNINFLYLLSFFLGSGVFCLYALSLARANDVLEERSTEAVNVGRALLFSYSFGSLVSSIIMGVVIKFLGSDGFIYVYIVLLIALLAFAATQRTIPVEHRTTYEPHVMRTPAIVKEGLEDGDS
- a CDS encoding flagellar hook-length control protein FliK encodes the protein MAIANVSSQQISQSGIQPNQNTQVRPQQGGLFKNQPQPAQPQSTGEQRGKEALDSIDRLLNRVMDELNKSDALNKTAKIIEQARDTKITPNLAKDLQGLSAMLDADTEIMQNPTLKELALKLKEFLRPIADLKAATLNDQIKSSGIMLEANLKEALSAQKLPSSVQKLLSDIKNLSNQALLNEIVNLANDETLDTKGSFSKLNSILADAKAQSVATLNSSPIKGLLSGLSKLDDMAKFLDKQSFNIAEKGANLSGESIKSQMSKIGETIKSLISGMERFSSERLNQSTAFSSNLREFAKISKEILGTIDGFDKIGSQMELVKTYTAATQGEGSLQDKLQSAARRLSQSLNFIDQTATNAKTNLDELKTIIKQLHVASNDGSKVENKSSADIAKTLSNDMKSTLLSLQDKSAGLNNSQQISQMASKMISQIELHQIVSSLSGGVQTYLPYVWDDVDNAKVAFKRGKKDKYYAQIDLNFKNFGQINVMTTLSEKRYIDITIATQRNEFKSLITENQKELKQAINSVGLMVSGFSIKTMPKDEIKQRFKDFSGLEMGYDVRA